DNA sequence from the Treponema sp. OMZ 838 genome:
GCCAAAATTTTTGCTAAATCAGGAGACACCTTTACTAATACTCCCTGTGCTCCCTCATTATTGATAACAACTGCACGGGATGTTATATTTTGTTCCAAATTGGTGATTTCGATAAGCGTATATTTAGGGAATAAATCACTGGAAGCAAAAAGCCCTGTAGGGAACTCTTCTTGTGATCCCGCAGCAGCATTACCTTCCCATACTGCCCACGTCAGTGCAGTGCTTAGTAGTAACATACTTAGGACAGTCATTATTTTTTTAATCATCTGTATCCCCTTTTCACCTCTATAAAGTTTCCAACATACTGGTACCGATAGATTGACCGGCGCTTTTTATTTTTTGTTTCAATTCGTTTTCCGACATTGTTTTCGGATCGATCTTTTCTTCAAAAATGATTTTTTGGGAGGAAAAATCAATGAACTTCCATTCAAGGTTCTTCCATTCAACAGCCGGTCTCTGTCTATGGACGGTATTGTTCAATGCCTGTTTATATTCACAATACAACACCGCCACATAGTCAACCGATGAATCGAACCGCTTGAGCAAAGAAGCAGTATCTTTGTACCGTTCATAGTTTTCCGCTGTACATTCGACACTGGTTGTTACCACCCCTCGGTCAAAACAGAATTCAAAAAGCTCGGTTTCGAGCGCTGTCGTCAGTTCAGCTGCTCCGGACGGTGCATCGGAATTATAGATACAAGCAAAACCGATTGTTTTTGCATATACCGCACCACAGAGCATAGTGCAGCATAAAAGCACTATCGGTATCCGCTTTTTCATAGTATATTCCCCGTAATCAATATCGGCAAAATAAAAAAAGGATAAAGAGCAAACGAGACAGCGTTTTAAAGGAAAAGTTATTGATTGATTGGGGTTTGTATCGGCCCTATTGCGCGGTAAAAAGGGCAGCTCTAAAAATCTAACCAAGTTTTAGAGCTGCTCATACGTGTCACTGCACCCGCGTATCTCCGCCCGAGGGATACGTCCGGTAATGGAAAAATACTTACCGAGCCGCCCGCAGGGACAGTCATCCTCTCCCAACAACACACCCGTATCCTCAGTCAACAGCGAATGTCCCGGGTATGAACCGGGCAGCGGCGACAGTACTTGTACAATCCCCTGCTCCCCGATGCCGCACAGGCTGAAATCCTTTGCCCGCCTAAAAAGCACGTCAGACCAAATACTTGCGTGCAGATGCCCTTCAGGACATTCCATATAAATACAGCCCGTTTGTTCCGCCATACCGTAATAGTTGCTGATGCGCGCAATGCCGGTTGCAGCGGTTATCCGTGCTTTAAACTCTTCCGGAGAAACCGCTTCGTTAATGAGGTTCTTCCAGCCGCCGCCGTGTATCAGTATCCCATTCGGAATATCAAGGCATACCTTTTTTTCTTCAAGAACACGGATTACGTGTTTATAGATGATAAAGGTAAAACCGAAGGCGAGCACCGGCTCGTTTGCATGTTCGGCAAGAAAGTGTTGAACAGCCGGAATATCCAGCTCCATATTTTCGTCAAGTG
Encoded proteins:
- a CDS encoding acyl-protein synthetase; protein product: MTIDEFIQLKPYSLTHQEKAAAYTELLTERTAFHRNHCEPYGRLLKALGIPENAAFSAETAPMLPVSVFKELPLKSVPEEAVFKTLTSSGTTGQRVSQIYLDAETAANQQQVLYRIIADFAGGNRIPYLVFDTKKTLRDRKMFSARGAGILGFSLLASRTCYALDENMELDIPAVQHFLAEHANEPVLAFGFTFIIYKHVIRVLEEKKVCLDIPNGILIHGGGWKNLINEAVSPEEFKARITAATGIARISNYYGMAEQTGCIYMECPEGHLHASIWSDVLFRRAKDFSLCGIGEQGIVQVLSPLPGSYPGHSLLTEDTGVLLGEDDCPCGRLGKYFSITGRIPRAEIRGCSDTYEQL